From Kaistella polysaccharea:
CAAAACAACTGACATTACCGGAAGCAGCAATGTTCGTAGCGATGTTAGAGGCTCCTGTCGCAAATAATCCTTTACGAAACCCAGAAAGAGCGAAGAGACGACGAGATGTAGTTCTTGATCAAATGTTGAAAACGGGGTACTTGGATCAGAGCAATTACGAACAGGCAATTGCAACACCGATCAAAACAGATTTTCATCCTGTAAAATCAATTGATGAGGGTTATTCTGCGTACTATAAATCTTATCTTCGAAAAGAGATTGAAGGTTATATTAAAGATTTTGAAAAGCAGACTGGTAAAAGTCTCAATATTTTTAAAGATGGTTTAAAAATTTATACCACGCTGGATTCCAAAATGCAAATCTATGCTGAAGAAGCAATTAAAGAGCATTTAACCGATTTACAGAAAAGATTTGATGCCGAGCAAAGAGGCCGTAAAGATCGCCCTTTCTACTTAATTAATGACAAGCAGATCAACTCCATCATGCTGAACGCCATGAAGCGAACAGGAAGATACAAGCAGTTGAAAAACGCAGATGTTTCTGAAGATTCCATCATGATCGACTTTAAAAAACCAATTAAAACATCGAGGTTTACTTGGGAAGGAGAAGAGGAAGTTGAAATGTCTCCATGGGATTCTATTCGTTATCACAAGCAAATTGCGCAAGCGGGATTGATGTCTATGGTTCCAGGAACTGGAGAAATAAAAGCTTGGGTCGGCGGTATTAACTGGCAACATTTCCAATATGATCACATTAAACAAGGGAAAAGACAGGTTGGTTCAACTTTCAAACCGTTTGTATATGCGACGGCGATTATGAAATTAGGAATGACGCCGTGTTCAACAGTTTCCAATGCAACTTATACCAAAGGAACCTGGAAAGTGGAAGGATCAGGTGGGAATCTAACATTACGTGATGGTCTCGCACATTCCAAAAATCCGGTGGCCGTACGTCTGATTGAAATGACTGGTGTGAAAAGCGTCATCCAAACCGCAAGAGATTTAGGAGTGACGGAAGAAATACCAAATGAATATGCGGTGGCTTTAGGATCTTCAGATATTACGATTTACGAAATGCTAGGTGCTTACAGTACTTTTGCAAACTATGGAAATTACATTAAACCTGAAATGATTTGGCGTATCGAGGATGCCAACGGCCGCGTTATAAAAGAAGTAAAACCCGTAATGAAGGAGGTAATGAATGAGCTTTATGCATACACCATGATCGATTTAATGAAAGGTGTTGCAGAATTTGGTACCGCTTCCGGTGAATTAGCCAGAAGAGGCGTACCAAAAGGTATTGAAATTGCCGGAAAAACTGGAACGACGCAGAACAATTCCGATGGTTGGTTTATGGGAATTACGCCTAATCTTGCGACGGGAGTTTGGGTAGGCTGGGAAGACCGGGCGGCGCATTTCCGTGGTACGGGAGAAGGTCAAGGTGCCAAAATGGCTTTACCTGTTTGGGCAATTTATATGAAAAAAGTGTGGGCAGATAAGGAATTAGAAATTTCACCGGAAGACAAGTTCGTTAAACCATCTAACTGGACAGGAAATTGTTCCGATTTGCAGGGACTTGGCGGTTACGGTGATGAAGGTGCACTACAGACCATCGATGAAATTAAAAATCCTACGATAGAAGAACCGGTGTATGTTCCTAAGAAAGCGCCGGCGAAAAAAGAAGAAAACGTAAACGAGAAGATCAATACCGGCGAGGAAATTGATTTTAATAAATAGCAATACTCATTGCAACCATCTATCCTTCCAAAAAAACTTTGGGAGGATTTTTTTTTACCTTTGAATTATGAATTTAGATCTTATCACACAACCTTATTTCGAGAATTTCCCCGGCGATTTTTCCGGAAATGCCATGCAGCGACAAACGCCAAAGATGGTTTTTTCTACAGTTGATATCATGGGATTTGATACACCCGAATTACTCATATTTAATGAAAAATTGTCCC
This genomic window contains:
- a CDS encoding penicillin-binding protein 1A, with product MENTQNKGNKPQQKFPLPPKKIRNTGWKKWVRLIWIFLIVLILGIAGTFFAVSQGFLGDMPDVKELDNPDIFVASEIYSSDGKLLGKFEKEKTQPVSYKELPPYLIYALQAKEDERFKEHSGIDLQSVVRAVAFGGQRGGGSTITQQLAKLLFTGTASQNSVERVFQKLKEWAVAVSLEKRYTKEEIIELYFNKFDFVNNANGIEMASRIYFNKKTKQLTLPEAAMFVAMLEAPVANNPLRNPERAKRRRDVVLDQMLKTGYLDQSNYEQAIATPIKTDFHPVKSIDEGYSAYYKSYLRKEIEGYIKDFEKQTGKSLNIFKDGLKIYTTLDSKMQIYAEEAIKEHLTDLQKRFDAEQRGRKDRPFYLINDKQINSIMLNAMKRTGRYKQLKNADVSEDSIMIDFKKPIKTSRFTWEGEEEVEMSPWDSIRYHKQIAQAGLMSMVPGTGEIKAWVGGINWQHFQYDHIKQGKRQVGSTFKPFVYATAIMKLGMTPCSTVSNATYTKGTWKVEGSGGNLTLRDGLAHSKNPVAVRLIEMTGVKSVIQTARDLGVTEEIPNEYAVALGSSDITIYEMLGAYSTFANYGNYIKPEMIWRIEDANGRVIKEVKPVMKEVMNELYAYTMIDLMKGVAEFGTASGELARRGVPKGIEIAGKTGTTQNNSDGWFMGITPNLATGVWVGWEDRAAHFRGTGEGQGAKMALPVWAIYMKKVWADKELEISPEDKFVKPSNWTGNCSDLQGLGGYGDEGALQTIDEIKNPTIEEPVYVPKKAPAKKEENVNEKINTGEEIDFNK